ATTATCCAGAAGCCGTATCAATAATTAGTTCTTTCATTTTAGAGGGTGCAAGAGATGGAAATAGTGTTGCAGACTTGATGGTAAATGCAACAAAAGTTCTAAGTGAAGATGATGTTTTACCAGGTGTTGCTTCAATGATGCAAATGGTACAAGTTGAAGCTACATTTGAAGATGGAACTAAGCTTGTAACAGTACATAATCCAATATCTTTTAATAAAAATGAACTTGTTCCAGGTGAGTATTTTATTGATGAGGGTGAAATTTCTTTAAATGAAAATAGCAAGGTTATTACTATTGAAGTAGAGAATAGAGGTGATAGACCAGTTCAAATAGGTTCACATTATCACTTCTTTGAAGTAAATAAAGAGCTATTTTTTAATAGAGAAGAAGCTTATGGAAGAAGATTAGATATTCCTGCTGGAACTTCTGTTAGATTTGAACCTGGTTCTAAAAAAAGTATAAATTTAATAGATTTTAGTGGAAAAAGATATGTAAGTGGATTTAATGGTTTAGTTGAGGGCTTATTAGATGATAAAGAAGTGAAAACTAAAGCAATGCAAAATTTAAAAGAATTTTTAGGAGAGTAAGATGAAAATATCAAAAGAAAAATATGCGTCAATGTATGGACCAACAACTAATGATAGATTTAGACTTGCTGATACTTCTTTAATCGCTAAAATAGAAAAAGATTATACAACTTATGGAGAAGAGAGTAAATTTGGTGGTGGTAAAACAATAAGAGATGGAATGGCTCAAAGTCCAACAGCTACAAAAGTTGCTGATTTAATTATTACAAATGCTGTTATTATAGATTATACAGGTATTTATAAAGCAGATATTGGAATAAAAGATGGTCTTATAAGTGCTATTGGAAAATCTGGAAATCCAAATTTATGTGATGGAATAACTGACGGTTTAGAAATTGGGGCAAATACTGAAATTTTATCAGCTGAAGGAAAAATTATAACAGCTGGTGGAATTGATTCACATATTCACTTTATAAGTCCAGGACAAATAGATGAAGCACTAGCAAGTGGAGTTACAACAATGGTTGGAGGAGGAACTGGTCCAAATACAGGAACAAATGCTACAACTTGTACTCCAGGAAAATGGAATATCTCAAAAATGATTCAAAGTGTTGATAATCTTCCTTTAAATTTTGGTTTTATGGGAAAAGGAAATAGCTCAAGTTATAAAGCACTGAAAATGCAAGTTGAAGCTGGAGCAATGGGATTGAAACTTCATGAAGATTGGGGAAGTACTCCAAATGCAATTGATACTTGTTTGAAAGTTGCAGATGATTTTGATATTCAAGTTGCTATTCATACAGATACTTTAAATGAGTCAGGATTTGTTGATAGTACAGTATGTAGCTTTAAAAATAGAACAATCCATACATTCCATAGTGAAGGTGCTGGAGGTGGACATGCACCTGATATTATGAAAGTAGCAGGATTAGCAAATATTTTACCATCAAGTACAAATCCAACTTTACCATATACAAAAAATACAATTGAAGAACACCTTGATATGCTTATGGTTTGTCACCATTTAAGTCCTAAAATTCCAGAAGATGTAAGTTTTGCAGAATCAAGAATAAGAGGAAAAACTATTGCAGCTGAAGATGTATTACATGATATTGGAGCAATTTCAATAACAAGCAGTGATTCTCAAGCAATGGGAAGAGTAGGGGAAGTTATTATTAGAACTTGGCAAGTTGCTGATTCTATGAAAAGACAAAGAGGTGCTTTAAAAGGTGATGATAACTTAAGTGATAATGAAAGAATCAAAAGATTTGTGGCAAAATATACTATAAATCCTGCAATTGCTTGTGGAATTGATGATTATGTAGGAAGTGTTGAAGTTGGTAAGATGGCAGATTTAGTTTTATGGAATAGAGCATTTTTTGGAGTAAAACCAGAAATTGTTGTAAAAGGTGGATTTATCGCTCTTGCTATGATGGGAGATAGTAATGCTTCAATTCCAACACCAGAACCTAATATGTATAGACCAATGTTTGGAAGTTTAGGAAAAGCAAGTGCAAAAACAAGTGCTATTTTTACATCTAAAGTTGCAAGTCATGATTTAAAAGAGAAATTAGAAATAGGCAAAAAAGTATTAGCAGTTAAAAATACTAGAAATATTGGTAAAAAAGATATGAAATTAAATGATTTCATTGGAGATATAAAAGTAGATTCAGAAACATATGATGTTACAGTAAATGGAGAATTGATTGAATCAAACTATGTTGAAACTGTACCAATGGCAAAAAAATACTTTTTATTCTAGGAATATTTGATGATAAGAAAGATTACAGATATAAAAAAAGATTTAGATAGTTTTGATGATGAAGTAGAATTATCTTGGTTTGATATGCAAAAGCCAAATCTAAGTGCAATTACTAAAAAAGGTGCAGAGTTTATAGTGAAAGTAAAATTTACTCATTTGCATGAAAATGATTTTTTAGTAGATGAAAATGATTATAAAATAAAAGTAAGTAGATGCGAAGATGAAATTTATATTTTAAAATTTGATGATGCTTTAACTTTTGCAAAAACAGCATATGAGATTGGAAATAGACATCAGCCTATTATGATAAGTGATTTTCAAATTACTGTTTTGGAAGATATTTCAATTTTAGATATTATCAAACAGTGCCAATCAAATGAGAAGATTGAGGTAAACAAAACAAAAGGCTATTTTAAACCAAATGGAAAAGCACATCACTCACACTAATTTAAATCTAAAAAGTCTTAGTAGATTTTTACAAATACTTGATGGAAGTTTTCCATCGGGTGTTTTTGTCCACTCTTTTGGACTTGAACCACATATTTTAAAAAATGAAGTATTTGATATAAATAGTTTAAAATCATATTTACAAAACTTAATTATTGACCAATATTTTAAACAAGAGTTCGTTTATATAAAAAAAGTATATAAGGCTTTGGAAGATAAAAAAATAAATCTTATTGTTAAAATAAATAAAGAGTATAGTGCATTTTTAACATATGAATATGCAAAAGCTTCAAAGGATATTGGTGAAAATTATTTCAAACAAATAAAACATTTACCAGTAAAAGATGAGGTAAAAGAGTATTTTAAAAAAATAGAAGATAAAACAATTTTGGCAAATGAGATTATTGTATTGAGTTGCTTTGCTTATGATATGAATATTAGTTATGAAGATTTTATTGTTATGTGGACAAAAAAGAATTTGATTAATATTTCAGCAGCAACACTTAAAATCTCTAGAATAAAACCAACTCAAATACAACAAATGCTTTTTGAAATTGATGATATTTTAGAGAGTATGCCATTTGAAAATATAAAAGATAAAATAACAAACTTTAATCCTTTATTTGAAGAAGTTATTTTTTCACATAAAAATTTAGAACCTAAAATGTTTACTACATAAGAAAAAGGAAATAATAAATGAGTTTAAAAATTGGAATAGCAGGACCAGTTGGAAGTGGTAAAACTTCATTAATAGAATCAATGACAAATTTATTAAAAGATAAATATTCATTAGCAATTGTGACAAATGATATTTATACAACAGAAGATGCAAACTATTTGAAAAAGACATTAGATTTAGATGAAGATAGAATAATTGGAGTTGAAACAGGTGGTTGTCCTCATACTGCTATTAGAGATGATATTTCTATGAATCAAAAAGCAGTTGAAGAGCTTGAAGAAAAGTTTAATCCTGATATTATATTTGTTGAAAGTGGTGGAGATAATCTTAGTGCTACATTTTCTTATGAGTTAATTGATTATTATATGTATATAATTGATACGGCACAAGGTGCAGATATTCCTAGAAAAAAAGGTGCAGGTTTACTTTTTTCAGATTTATTAGTAATAAATAAAACAGATTTAGCCCCTTATGTTGGCGTAAATTTAGATGAAATGAAAAATGACGTAGCAAATAATAGAAAAAATAAACCTTCTGTTTTTATATCAAATAAAGATGAAAATAGTTTGCAAAAAGTTATTAATTGGGTAGAAGCTATATTGTAGTTAACTATTCATTAACTTTTTGTTGAAATTTAGTTAATCGTTAACTGTTATAATTTTCTTATGAATAAGCAAGAAGCGGACTTACTTATTTATGCTTAAAATACATAGCGAATTTTTTCCTATGAAAATTTTATGTTTCCTTGTGTGTAAAAGCCTCCTAATGGGAGGTTTTTTTTTGCCTAAAATTTTGTTATTAACTAATCATTAATATTTTGTTGAAGTTTAGTTAATTGTTAACTGTTATACTTTTACTATGAATAAGCAAGAATACGGACTTACTTATTTTTAGTAAAATTCTAATTTTACTATAACAATTTTTTTATGTTTCCTTGTGTGTAAAAAGCCTCCTTTTGGAGGCTTTTTTTTTGCTCTATACAAGTAAAATTATGATACTATTCGAAAATGATTAATCTTACACAAACAAATGAACTCAACTAATGCCATTATCAAATCTTAACAAAGAACAATTAGAAGCTGCAACTTGTACACCAGGTTATAATTTAATTATTGCAAGTGCTGGTACTGGAAAAACTTCTACAATTGTAGGAAGAATTGCAAACTTAATTAACAATGGAATAAAACCTGAAGAGATTTTATTATTAACTTTTACAAATAAAGCAGCAGCTGAAATGGTACAAAGAATTGCTAAGTATTTTGGAAAAGATATAGCTCAAAGTATTATGGCAGGAACTTTTCACTCTGTATCATATAAATTGTTAAAAAAGTTAGAGATAAATATTACACTAAAACAACCAAATGAGTTAAAAACACTATTTAAATCACTATATGAAAAAAGAGTATTTTATAATAGAGATGATGAAGCAAATC
The window above is part of the Arcobacter sp. CECT 8986 genome. Proteins encoded here:
- the ureG gene encoding urease accessory protein UreG — protein: MSLKIGIAGPVGSGKTSLIESMTNLLKDKYSLAIVTNDIYTTEDANYLKKTLDLDEDRIIGVETGGCPHTAIRDDISMNQKAVEELEEKFNPDIIFVESGGDNLSATFSYELIDYYMYIIDTAQGADIPRKKGAGLLFSDLLVINKTDLAPYVGVNLDEMKNDVANNRKNKPSVFISNKDENSLQKVINWVEAIL
- a CDS encoding urease accessory protein UreF, yielding MEKHITHTNLNLKSLSRFLQILDGSFPSGVFVHSFGLEPHILKNEVFDINSLKSYLQNLIIDQYFKQEFVYIKKVYKALEDKKINLIVKINKEYSAFLTYEYAKASKDIGENYFKQIKHLPVKDEVKEYFKKIEDKTILANEIIVLSCFAYDMNISYEDFIVMWTKKNLINISAATLKISRIKPTQIQQMLFEIDDILESMPFENIKDKITNFNPLFEEVIFSHKNLEPKMFTT
- a CDS encoding urease subunit beta; protein product: MFLTNREQEKLLIYTASKLALERKQRGLKLNYPEAVSIISSFILEGARDGNSVADLMVNATKVLSEDDVLPGVASMMQMVQVEATFEDGTKLVTVHNPISFNKNELVPGEYFIDEGEISLNENSKVITIEVENRGDRPVQIGSHYHFFEVNKELFFNREEAYGRRLDIPAGTSVRFEPGSKKSINLIDFSGKRYVSGFNGLVEGLLDDKEVKTKAMQNLKEFLGE
- a CDS encoding urease accessory protein UreE, whose translation is MIRKITDIKKDLDSFDDEVELSWFDMQKPNLSAITKKGAEFIVKVKFTHLHENDFLVDENDYKIKVSRCEDEIYILKFDDALTFAKTAYEIGNRHQPIMISDFQITVLEDISILDIIKQCQSNEKIEVNKTKGYFKPNGKAHHSH
- the ureC gene encoding urease subunit alpha; this encodes MKISKEKYASMYGPTTNDRFRLADTSLIAKIEKDYTTYGEESKFGGGKTIRDGMAQSPTATKVADLIITNAVIIDYTGIYKADIGIKDGLISAIGKSGNPNLCDGITDGLEIGANTEILSAEGKIITAGGIDSHIHFISPGQIDEALASGVTTMVGGGTGPNTGTNATTCTPGKWNISKMIQSVDNLPLNFGFMGKGNSSSYKALKMQVEAGAMGLKLHEDWGSTPNAIDTCLKVADDFDIQVAIHTDTLNESGFVDSTVCSFKNRTIHTFHSEGAGGGHAPDIMKVAGLANILPSSTNPTLPYTKNTIEEHLDMLMVCHHLSPKIPEDVSFAESRIRGKTIAAEDVLHDIGAISITSSDSQAMGRVGEVIIRTWQVADSMKRQRGALKGDDNLSDNERIKRFVAKYTINPAIACGIDDYVGSVEVGKMADLVLWNRAFFGVKPEIVVKGGFIALAMMGDSNASIPTPEPNMYRPMFGSLGKASAKTSAIFTSKVASHDLKEKLEIGKKVLAVKNTRNIGKKDMKLNDFIGDIKVDSETYDVTVNGELIESNYVETVPMAKKYFLF